From a region of the Phragmites australis chromosome 21, lpPhrAust1.1, whole genome shotgun sequence genome:
- the LOC133903965 gene encoding methionine aminopeptidase 1A-like, with protein MEKAASESSLACARCGEPALLQCPKCAQLKLPREGAAFCTQDCFRAVWSSHKSIHTKLDKLTSGLTTQQSLEGWKYCLKKGRARTSQLPRFDWTGPLRPYPISKTREVPDEIEKPDWALDGIPKIEPESDLQKRVEIKTSEQIERMRETCRIAREVLDAAARVIKPGITTDEIDRVVHEETIARGGYPSPLNYHFFPKSCCTSVNEVILHGIPDARKLEDGDIVNIDVTVYYKGVHGDLNETYFVGNVDEASKQLVRCTYECLEKAIAIVKPGVRFREVGEIINRHAAMSGLSVGKSYCGHGIGELFHCAPDIPHYSRNKAVGIMKAGQTFTIEPMINAGVWHDRLWPDEWTAVTADGKRSAQFEHTLLVTETGCEVLTARLLSSPDAFPWLKP; from the exons ATGGAGAAGGCGGCCTCGGAGTCGTCGCTTGCCTGCGCTCGCTGCGGCGAGCCCGCGCTCCTCCA ATGCCCCAAGTGTGCGCAACTGAAGCTCCCGCGTGAGGGTGCTGCTTTCTG CACGCAGGATTGTTTTAGGGCAGTGTGGAGCTCTCACAAATCTATCCACACAAAGCTGGATAAATTGACATCAGGTCTGACAACCCAGCAATCTCTAGAAGGTTGGAAATATTGTTTGAAAAAAGGACGGGCTCGTACATCGCAGCTTCCTCGTTTTGATTGGACAGg TCCATTGAGGCCATATCCAATATCAAAGACGCGTGAGGTGCCAGACGAAATTGAGAAGCCTGATTGGGCACTTGAT GGAATCCCGAAGATTGAGCCAGAGAGTGacttgcagaaaagagtagag ATTAAGACCTCTGAGCAAATAGAAAGGATGAGAGAAACATGTCGA ATTGCAAGAGAGGTTTTAGATGCAGCTGCTCGTGTAATCAAACCAGGAATTACAACAGATGAAATTGATAGAGTCGTCCATGAGGAGACAATTGCTAGAG GTGGATATCCATCTCCATTGAATTACCATTTCTTCCCAAAGTCATGTTGCAC GTCCGTTAATGAAGTCATTTTACATGGAATTCCAGATGCCAG GAAACTTGAGGATGGTGACATTGTAAACATTGACGTTACTGTATATTATAAAGGTGTTCATG GTGATTTGAATGAGACATATTTTGTTGGAAATGTCGATGAAGCCTCCAAACAGCTTGTCCGTTGTACCTATGAATGCTTGGAGAAAGCTATTGCAATAG TTAAACCTGGAGTTAGGTTCCGAGAGGTTGGAGAAATCATAAATAGACATGCGGCGATGTCAGGTTTATCTGTG GGGAAATCTTATTGTGGCCATGGCATAGGAGAATTGTTCCACTGTGCCCCAGACATCCCTCATTATTCAA GAAACAAGGCTGTTGGTATCATGAAAGCAGGGCAGACATTCACGATTGAGCCAATGATTAACGCAG GAGTTTGGCATGATCGTTTATGGCCTGACGAGTGGACTGCAGTGACTGCAGATGGTAAACGGAGTGCTCAATTTGAGCACACACTTTTG GTGACGGAGACAGGATGTGAAGTTTTGACAGCACGACTACTCTCATCACCGGACGCCTTTCCATGGTTGAAGCCGTGA